Within the Gordonia westfalica genome, the region CCGCCGGCCGCCTCGACATCGAGGGCAACGAACGTCCGGTGACCGACCCGTTCAGTGCCGTCGTGTTCAAGGTGCAGGCCGGTATGGACTCCAGTCACCGAGATCGCTTGGCGTACATGCGGATCGTGTCCGGCGAGTTCGAGCGCGGCATGGTCGTCACGCATGCGCAGACCGGGAAACCGTTCGCCACCAAGTACGCCCAGGCCGTGTTCGGCCGGGACCGTTCCACCGTCGACACCGCCTATCCGGGCGACGTCGTCGGCCTGGTGAATGCGACCGCGCTGGCCCCGGGCGACACGCTCTTCGACGGGCCGAAGGTCCAGTTCCCGCCGATTCCCTCGTTTGCGCCGGAACATTTCTCGACGCTGCGTGCGACGACGGCCGACAAGTACAAGCAGTTCCGCAAGGCGATGGACCAGCTCGACAGCGAGGGCGTCGTGCAGGTGCTGCGCAACGACACCCGCGGCGACATGTCGCCGGTCCTCGCCGCGGTGGGCCCCATGCAGTTCGAGGTCGTCACCGCCCGCATGAAGGCCGAGTTCAACGTCGACACCATCATCGAACCGCTCGGGTACACCATCGCCCGACGAACCGATGAGGAGAGCGCACCCGAACTCGACCGGCAGCGCGGCGTCGAGGTGTTCACCCGGACCGACGGCGCGATCCTGGCGCTCTTCAGCGACAAGTGGCGTCTGCAGTACATCGAGAAGGAACATCCCGACCTGACGCTGCAACCCCTTGTCGCCGCGGCGGATTGACTCGATGACGCGTCACCTCGTGCGCACCCGCGGTGCCGGCGCGCTGGCCGCGGTAGCCGCGGCGGCGCTCCTCCTGTCGGGCTGCGCCGGCGACCCGACACCGGCGCCGGTGTCGACGAGCACGGCACCCACCCCGGCGGCCAGGCCGATCGATCCCGCGAAGTGCGCGGAGAAACCACCGCGGGGAAGCGTCGACCGCGGCGGCCACGGCCTCGACTTCCGTTCCGGCGACATCCGGATCGCGATCACCGAGCCGGCCGGCACCACGACCGGACTCCCGGCAGCCGGCAGCGGCGCAACCTCCGACGACGCGACCAGCTGCTACGAGTTCACGCGGTGGGGTCCGTCGCGGCCCGACGTCCCACCGGACTCATTGCTGTTCGTGTTCAAGGGAACCGGGACCGACGGCGCCCAGATCGAGTTCCCCATCAGCGAATTGACCGGCGGCACCGTCCCACCGGCCGGCGGCGGACCACGACCCACCGCCGGACCCCTGACGAAGCCGATCAACGCTCAGGTCGGGGTCTCGGTCGACGGTGTCTACCACCAGTCCTCGGCGTGCCAGCTCAGCATCAGCGGGATGTCGGGCAAGCTCGCCGCCGGATCGTTCACCTGCCCGGAAGCCTCACGAGTGGAAGCCAACCCGTTCGCGCCCGACGACGACGTGGCCTACGACGCCGACGAGAAGTCGGCCTCCCCGCAGCCCGACGCCGGCACCCCGCCGACCGTCGTGCTGTCCGGACGGTTCCAGCTGACGCCGTAGTTACCCGCCCACGATCCGCGCGACGACCGCCGGGTCGACGTCGTCGATCCCGGCGGGGTCGAACGACGGGTTGCGGTCCTTGTCGACCAGCACCGCCCGCACCCCCTCGCGGAAGTCGTTGGTCGTCGTGATCTGTTCGGCCGCATGTAGTTCCCGGTCGAAACACTCGTCGATCCCCGACTGCGCACCGGCGCTGATCATCGCGGCCGTGACCCACAGGCTGGTGGGTGACGCCTTCTCCATCAGGCCGATCATCTCCTCGGCCCACTCGTCGCCGATCGCGCCGCGCAGGCCACCGACGATGGCGGCGATGTTGTCGTCAGCGAAGTACTCCCCGATCTTGCGGAGCGGGACGTCGCTGGTCTCGGTGGTCCCCGAAGTCGCCAGCGCGTCGGCCAGCGATCCACCGGACCGGATGACCTCGGCGACCCCCGGCAGATCGGCCGACGACACGAAATGCGTTGCCAGACCGACGGCCACGGCGTCGATGCCGCGGAGGCGTGCGCCGGTGAGGCCCAGCCACATGCCGACCCCCTCGGGCAGCCGCGGCAGGAAGTAGGTGGAGCCGATGTCCGGGAAGAAACCGATCGCGGTCTCGGGCATCGCGATCATCGCCTTCTCGGTGACGACCCGGATCTCGCCGTGCACACTGATGCCGAGCCCCCCGCCCATCGCGGCGCCGTCGATCAGGCTGATGTAGGGCTTGGGATAGTCGGCGACCATCTGGTCGAGGCGGTACTCGCGGCTGAAGTAGCGCGTGATCGCCGTGGCGTCTCCGTCGAGCGAATGATCGCGGATGGCCCGGATGTCGCCGCCCGCGCAGAACGCACGGTCGCTGGCCGAGGTGACGAGAACCGTGTCGATCGAATCGTCGTCGCCCCACTCGCCGAGCGTGGCGTACATGTCGTCGATCATGGTCAGGTCCAGCGCGTTCAGGGCTTTCGGGCGGTCGAGGACGATCTCGCCGACTCCGTTGGACACCGAGGTACGAATGAAGGACATGCCCTCAACCGTAGCGGCGACACGAGGAACCGGACGAATAGCCCGGCCTGAAAACCTGTTGGCAGACCCGAACCCATCCGCTACGGTGGACCCCGCTGTAGCCGCCGACCCGAGGAGTGATCCCGCACGTGAAGAACTGAAGTGGCCCCCGCCGATGCGCGCGACGTCGAACAGACGCCCCGTCGGTGAATCCTCACCACTTCAGGAGTCTCGTGTCCACATCTCTGTCTTCCCAGGCGTCGTCCATCGTGCTGTCCGACGTCTCGTTCATCTGGCCCGACGGCACCGTGGTCTTCGACCACCTCAACCTCACGCTGGGCGCCTCGACGTATTCGTTGATCGGCGCCAACGGCGCAGGTAAGTCGACGTTGCTCGGACTGATCGCGCAACGCCTGCGCCCGGCGTCGGGCAGCGTCGCCATCGCGGGCACCGGTTCCGCCCCGAGGTCGGGATCGTTCCGCAGGATCCGCAGTCGGATCCGGCGTCGACCGTGTCCGCGGCCCTCGGCATCGACGGCATCCGCGCCGCGATCCGTCGCATCGAGGGCGGCTCGGTCGACACCGCCGACTTCGACACCGTCGGCGACGACTGGGATGTCGACGAGCGGGCGCTCGAACTCCTCGCACAGATGGGTCTGCCCACCGATCTCGACCGCCGGGTCGGTGCCATGT harbors:
- a CDS encoding enoyl-CoA hydratase/isomerase family protein, translated to MSFIRTSVSNGVGEIVLDRPKALNALDLTMIDDMYATLGEWGDDDSIDTVLVTSASDRAFCAGGDIRAIRDHSLDGDATAITRYFSREYRLDQMVADYPKPYISLIDGAAMGGGLGISVHGEIRVVTEKAMIAMPETAIGFFPDIGSTYFLPRLPEGVGMWLGLTGARLRGIDAVAVGLATHFVSSADLPGVAEVIRSGGSLADALATSGTTETSDVPLRKIGEYFADDNIAAIVGGLRGAIGDEWAEEMIGLMEKASPTSLWVTAAMISAGAQSGIDECFDRELHAAEQITTTNDFREGVRAVLVDKDRNPSFDPAGIDDVDPAVVARIVGG